A window of Longispora fulva contains these coding sequences:
- a CDS encoding AMIN-like domain-containing (lipo)protein, with protein MSARSIATRSAAVLGTALFAFAALAPAAHAAPAAADSQLTNIEWGSHPGYDRVQLDFGGPVPAFGVTRVSELTNCGSGKPVDLPGTEFIEVNLGASAHDANGHDTFPGDWQKVLNLPYVTGYAITCDFEGDLRVGVGIRGHHAFTTSPQSNPSRIAVDIHA; from the coding sequence ATGTCCGCACGCTCCATCGCCACCCGCTCCGCCGCCGTACTCGGCACAGCACTGTTCGCCTTCGCCGCGCTCGCCCCCGCCGCGCACGCCGCCCCGGCGGCAGCCGACTCCCAGCTCACGAACATCGAGTGGGGCTCACATCCCGGCTACGACCGGGTGCAGCTCGACTTCGGTGGGCCGGTGCCGGCGTTCGGGGTGACCCGGGTGTCCGAGCTGACGAACTGCGGGTCGGGGAAGCCCGTGGACCTGCCCGGGACGGAGTTCATCGAGGTGAATCTCGGGGCCAGTGCGCACGACGCGAACGGTCACGACACGTTCCCGGGCGACTGGCAGAAGGTGCTGAACCTGCCGTACGTGACGGGGTATGCGATCACCTGCGACTTCGAGGGCGACCTCCGGGTGGGGGTGGGCATCCGGGGCCACCACGCGTTCACGACGTCCCCGCAGTCGAACCCGTCCCGAATCGCGGTCGACATCCACGCCTAG
- a CDS encoding alpha,alpha-trehalose-phosphate synthase (UDP-forming), with amino-acid sequence MTTTSSFVVVANRLPVDEVTLPDGRKEWRRSPGGLVTALHPVLKAAKGGWIGWSGSAGPAPEPFELEGMRLHPVPLSAEEVERYYEGFANSTLWPLYHDAVEPPVFRRSWWDSYLRVNERFARQAAELAAPGAVVWVQDYQLQLVPAMLRELRPDVRIGFFLHIPFPPVELFMQLPRRVELLRGLLGADLVGFQRPLAAQNFLRLARHLLGLRPRGAVVEAEGRLVQAGAFPISIDTHAIESVAADPEVRARAKEIRQELGDPETVILGVDRLDYTKGIEHRLKAYRELLSDGKLGVPGTVMVQVATPSRERVEHYHQLRVKVEREVGRINGDFGRVGLPAVHYLHQSYSLRELAALYLAADVMMVTPLRDGMNLVAKEYVAARVDLGGALVLSEFAGAAADLRQAYLVNPHDLDGLKEAVLTAAHASPAELSRRMRALRRQVRSHDVQYWARSFLAALGIDARFDDNDSADEALPREHIA; translated from the coding sequence GTGACGACGACGAGTTCGTTCGTGGTGGTGGCCAACAGGCTGCCGGTCGACGAGGTGACCCTGCCGGACGGGCGCAAGGAATGGCGACGCAGCCCCGGCGGGCTGGTCACAGCACTACATCCGGTGCTCAAGGCGGCCAAGGGCGGCTGGATCGGCTGGTCCGGCAGTGCCGGCCCCGCCCCGGAACCGTTCGAGCTGGAGGGCATGCGGCTGCACCCGGTGCCGCTGTCGGCCGAGGAGGTGGAGCGGTACTACGAGGGCTTCGCGAACAGCACGCTGTGGCCGCTGTACCACGACGCGGTCGAGCCCCCTGTGTTCCGCCGCAGCTGGTGGGACAGCTATCTGCGGGTGAACGAGCGGTTCGCCCGCCAGGCCGCGGAGCTGGCGGCCCCGGGCGCGGTGGTCTGGGTGCAGGACTACCAGCTCCAGCTCGTGCCGGCGATGCTCCGCGAGCTGCGGCCGGACGTGCGGATCGGCTTCTTCCTGCACATCCCGTTCCCGCCGGTCGAGCTGTTCATGCAGCTCCCCCGCCGGGTCGAGCTGCTGCGCGGCCTGCTCGGGGCCGACCTGGTGGGCTTCCAGCGTCCGCTCGCGGCGCAGAACTTCCTCCGGCTCGCCCGGCACCTGCTCGGCCTTCGTCCCCGGGGCGCGGTCGTGGAGGCCGAGGGCCGGCTGGTGCAGGCCGGAGCGTTCCCGATCTCGATCGACACGCACGCGATCGAGTCGGTGGCCGCCGACCCGGAGGTGCGGGCCCGGGCCAAGGAGATCCGCCAGGAGCTGGGCGACCCGGAGACCGTGATCCTCGGCGTGGACCGGCTGGACTACACGAAGGGCATCGAGCACCGGCTGAAGGCGTACCGGGAGCTGTTGTCCGACGGAAAGCTCGGCGTGCCGGGCACGGTGATGGTGCAGGTCGCCACGCCGAGCCGGGAGCGTGTGGAGCACTACCACCAGCTGCGGGTGAAGGTGGAACGCGAGGTGGGCCGGATCAACGGCGACTTCGGTCGGGTAGGTTTGCCCGCTGTGCACTATTTGCACCAGTCCTACTCATTGCGGGAGCTGGCTGCGCTCTATCTGGCCGCAGATGTGATGATGGTTACACCTCTGAGAGACGGGATGAACCTGGTGGCGAAGGAGTACGTGGCCGCGCGCGTCGACCTCGGCGGAGCCCTCGTGCTCAGCGAGTTCGCCGGTGCCGCCGCAGACCTCCGGCAGGCCTACCTGGTCAATCCCCATGATCTCGACGGGCTCAAGGAGGCCGTGCTCACCGCCGCGCACGCCTCCCCGGCCGAGCTGAGCCGCCGGATGCGCGCGCTGCGCCGACAGGTCCGCAGCCACGACGTCCAGTACTGGGCCCGGTCATTCCTCGCCGCCCTGGGGATCGATGCACGTTTCGACGACAACGACAGCGCCGACGAGGCGCTGCCGCGGGAGCACATAGCATGA
- the cobT gene encoding nicotinate-nucleotide--dimethylbenzimidazole phosphoribosyltransferase, translating to MELLSAALDRIGPPDAEAVAAADALQLRLTKPPGALGALEPLASKLAGLAGVCPPPLPEPAAVAIFAGDHGVHAQGVTPWPQEVTGQMVGNFLAGGAVVNAFARQAGVSVTVIDVGVATGDSDYKVRTGTRDFAVEPALTRAEVVAALEVGIAVARNLVEDGAKALLTGDMGIANTTPAAALIAAFTGVPAEEVTGRGTGIDDRTLAHKTWVIEGALAMHRPDSADGIDVLAKVGGLEHAAIAGFILGGAAARVPVILDGVIAASAALAAVAIAPDSIHAMVAGHRSAEPGATIALKHLGLSPLVDLGLRLGEGTGAVLAHGLVASAVRVLHEVATFDSAGVSEK from the coding sequence ATGGAGCTGCTCTCCGCCGCGCTGGACCGGATCGGTCCCCCCGACGCCGAGGCCGTCGCCGCCGCCGACGCCCTGCAGCTCCGGCTCACCAAGCCGCCGGGCGCGCTCGGTGCGCTGGAGCCGCTGGCGTCGAAGCTGGCCGGCCTGGCCGGGGTCTGCCCGCCGCCGCTGCCGGAGCCGGCGGCCGTGGCCATCTTCGCCGGGGACCACGGTGTGCACGCCCAGGGCGTCACCCCGTGGCCGCAGGAGGTGACCGGCCAGATGGTCGGCAACTTCCTGGCCGGCGGGGCGGTCGTCAACGCGTTCGCCCGGCAGGCCGGGGTGTCCGTCACGGTCATCGACGTGGGCGTGGCGACCGGCGACAGCGACTACAAGGTCCGGACCGGTACCCGGGACTTCGCCGTCGAGCCGGCCCTGACCCGCGCGGAGGTCGTCGCGGCGCTGGAGGTCGGCATCGCCGTCGCCCGCAACCTGGTGGAGGACGGTGCGAAGGCGCTGCTCACCGGCGACATGGGCATCGCGAACACCACCCCGGCGGCGGCGCTGATCGCGGCGTTCACGGGCGTACCGGCCGAGGAGGTCACCGGGCGGGGCACCGGGATCGACGACCGGACCCTGGCGCACAAGACCTGGGTGATCGAGGGCGCGCTGGCGATGCACCGGCCGGACAGTGCCGACGGGATCGACGTCCTCGCCAAGGTCGGCGGCCTGGAGCACGCGGCCATCGCCGGGTTCATCCTGGGCGGCGCGGCGGCCCGGGTACCCGTCATCCTCGACGGCGTCATCGCGGCCTCGGCGGCCCTGGCGGCGGTCGCGATCGCCCCGGACAGCATCCACGCCATGGTCGCCGGCCACCGCTCGGCCGAGCCGGGCGCGACGATCGCCCTGAAGCACCTGGGCCTGTCCCCCCTCGTCGACCTGGGTCTGCGCCTGGGCGAGGGCACCGGCGCGGTTCTCGCGCACGGCCTCGTGGCCAGCGCGGTCCGCGTGCTGCACGAGGTGGCGACCTTCGACTCCGCCGGGGTGAGCGAGAAGTGA
- a CDS encoding DUF397 domain-containing protein codes for MDFGRARFVKPRRSSSGTDNNCVECTFDLVPVGVVGVRDSKDPVGPILAVSTADWRVFLTALRTAHS; via the coding sequence ATGGACTTCGGCCGCGCTCGCTTCGTCAAGCCTCGACGCAGCAGTTCAGGGACCGACAACAATTGTGTCGAGTGCACCTTCGACCTGGTACCCGTCGGAGTGGTTGGGGTCAGGGACAGCAAGGACCCGGTCGGGCCCATCCTGGCCGTGTCCACCGCCGACTGGCGGGTCTTCCTCACCGCCCTGCGAACGGCCCACTCCTAG
- the otsB gene encoding trehalose-phosphatase — protein MTMHNVAASLDAGLRAALIHLARVPKLLVACDYDGTLAPIVTDPSAAVPLQEGVAALRALASLPDTQAAVISGRALRDLAALSRLPSEIHLVGSHGSEFDVGFVHGLPAEALELHGRLHAKLVELTRGQPGIRLEVKPASIAVHTREADRATAATVLEAVRSGCALWEGVHAGEGKEVIELAVIPTNKGTALDRLRAQLGVGAVLFVGDDVTDENAFAHLQGPDLGVKVGPGESRAKMRVDDPASVALLLATLFEIRRNWLLGERSVPIERHTMLGNGRNVALLTPDARVTWMCHPRSDSAALFADLLGGESAGHCTISPARPGRPLLGQRYRQASMVVETRWSGLTVTDWLDASHEDGEKTVLVRHLAGEERAQITFAPRPEFGQVPVRLQPMGDGGLHVLGSNEPIALYAPGLEWDIQDDAGHDTARAVVDLAAMGGEYTIELRCGTSDLSAPTQPALTRRDAIDAENREWLSRLHPPKLAREEVLRSALTLRALCDAPTGAILAAATTSLPETIGGIRNWDYRYCWLRDAAMTARALVDLGSVHEAEAYLTWVAGCVERTGGHPERLHPLYTLDGLDLGAEAVIENLPGYAGSRPVRVGNAANRQVQLDVFGPIADLVAAVAEQRGKITEYEWGVIEAMVSAVERRWHEPDHGLWEARLPPRHHVYSKVMCWQTVDRAIKAAERHSMPSGEGWHELRDQIADNVLKLGWSEDMKAYPAAYGSTDLDAASLWIGLSGLLPADDPRFLSTVLAIEAELRSGPAVYRYNSDDGLPGVEGGFIICATWLVEAYLLTGRRHDAEELFQQVLDCAGPTGLLPEQYDPVNERTLGNHPQAYSHLGLIRCAQLLDQG, from the coding sequence ATGACAATGCACAATGTCGCCGCGTCGCTGGACGCGGGGCTACGCGCCGCCCTCATCCACCTGGCCCGGGTGCCGAAACTCCTTGTCGCCTGCGACTACGACGGCACCCTCGCACCGATCGTGACCGACCCGTCCGCGGCCGTGCCGCTCCAGGAGGGGGTCGCCGCACTGCGCGCGCTGGCCAGCCTCCCGGACACCCAGGCAGCGGTGATCTCGGGCCGGGCGCTACGCGACCTCGCCGCGCTGTCGAGGCTGCCCAGCGAGATCCACCTCGTCGGCAGCCACGGCTCGGAGTTCGACGTGGGCTTCGTGCACGGCCTACCGGCCGAGGCCCTCGAACTGCACGGCCGACTGCACGCCAAGCTCGTCGAACTCACCCGGGGCCAACCCGGCATCCGGCTGGAGGTCAAACCGGCCAGCATCGCGGTGCACACCCGCGAGGCCGACCGGGCCACGGCCGCGACCGTGCTCGAGGCCGTCCGGAGCGGCTGCGCGCTGTGGGAGGGCGTGCACGCCGGCGAGGGCAAGGAGGTCATCGAGCTGGCCGTGATCCCCACCAACAAGGGCACCGCGCTCGACCGGCTCCGCGCCCAGCTCGGCGTCGGCGCGGTGCTGTTCGTCGGCGACGACGTCACGGACGAGAACGCGTTCGCGCACCTCCAGGGCCCCGACCTGGGGGTCAAGGTCGGCCCCGGCGAGTCGCGGGCCAAGATGCGGGTCGACGACCCGGCCAGCGTCGCACTGCTGTTGGCCACCCTTTTCGAGATCCGGCGGAACTGGCTGCTCGGCGAGCGTTCCGTGCCGATCGAGCGGCACACGATGCTCGGCAACGGCCGCAATGTCGCCCTACTCACCCCCGACGCCCGGGTCACGTGGATGTGCCACCCGCGCTCGGACTCCGCCGCGCTGTTCGCCGACCTGCTCGGTGGCGAGTCCGCCGGGCACTGCACGATCTCCCCGGCCCGGCCCGGCCGCCCGCTGCTCGGCCAGCGGTACCGGCAGGCGTCGATGGTGGTGGAGACGCGCTGGTCGGGGCTGACCGTCACCGACTGGCTGGACGCCTCGCACGAGGACGGCGAGAAGACCGTGCTCGTCCGGCACCTCGCCGGCGAGGAGCGGGCGCAGATCACGTTCGCGCCGCGCCCCGAGTTCGGGCAGGTGCCGGTGCGCCTGCAGCCGATGGGCGACGGCGGGCTGCACGTGCTGGGCTCCAACGAGCCGATCGCGCTGTACGCGCCGGGGCTGGAGTGGGACATCCAGGACGACGCCGGGCACGACACGGCGCGCGCGGTGGTGGACCTCGCGGCGATGGGCGGCGAGTACACCATTGAGTTGCGCTGTGGCACCTCGGACCTGTCGGCGCCCACCCAGCCGGCGCTGACCCGGCGCGACGCGATCGACGCGGAGAACAGGGAGTGGCTGTCGCGGCTGCACCCGCCGAAGCTGGCCCGCGAGGAGGTGCTCCGCTCGGCGCTCACGCTGCGGGCGCTGTGCGACGCGCCGACCGGTGCGATCCTGGCGGCGGCGACCACGTCCCTGCCGGAGACCATCGGCGGCATCCGCAACTGGGACTACCGGTACTGCTGGCTGCGCGACGCCGCCATGACCGCCCGGGCCCTGGTCGACCTGGGCTCGGTGCACGAGGCGGAGGCCTACCTGACCTGGGTGGCCGGCTGCGTCGAGCGCACCGGCGGGCACCCGGAGCGGCTGCACCCGCTGTACACCCTGGACGGCCTGGACCTCGGGGCCGAGGCCGTGATCGAGAATCTGCCCGGCTACGCCGGCTCGCGCCCGGTCCGGGTCGGCAACGCCGCCAACCGCCAGGTCCAGCTCGACGTGTTCGGCCCGATCGCCGACCTCGTCGCGGCGGTGGCCGAGCAGCGCGGCAAGATCACGGAGTACGAGTGGGGCGTCATCGAGGCCATGGTCTCCGCCGTGGAGCGCCGCTGGCACGAGCCCGACCACGGCCTGTGGGAGGCGCGCCTCCCCCCTCGTCACCATGTGTACTCCAAGGTGATGTGCTGGCAGACCGTCGACCGGGCCATCAAGGCGGCCGAGCGGCACTCCATGCCGTCCGGCGAGGGCTGGCACGAGCTGCGCGACCAGATCGCCGACAACGTCCTCAAGCTCGGCTGGAGCGAGGACATGAAGGCGTACCCGGCCGCGTACGGCTCCACCGACCTCGACGCCGCCTCGCTGTGGATCGGCCTGTCGGGGCTGCTCCCGGCCGACGACCCTCGGTTCCTGTCCACGGTGCTGGCCATCGAGGCGGAGCTGCGCAGCGGGCCGGCGGTCTACCGGTACAACTCCGACGACGGGCTGCCGGGCGTGGAGGGCGGCTTCATCATCTGCGCGACGTGGCTGGTGGAGGCGTATCTGCTCACCGGGCGGCGGCACGATGCCGAGGAGCTGTTCCAGCAGGTGCTGGACTGCGCGGGGCCGACGGGGCTGCTGCCGGAACAGTACGACCCGGTGAACGAGCGCACCCTGGGCAACCACCCGCAGGCCTACTCGCACCTGGGCCTGATCCGCTGCGCGCAACTGCTGGACCAGGGCTAG
- a CDS encoding helix-turn-helix domain-containing protein — MVSDGRSTPYPLRSRLARHLRQLRDDSRLTIGAVGRRLGWSGSKLSRIETSLTGITPEDTARLLDVYRVSGPRREALLALAVANHETAGRYRHLEAKAATVLSHELTLIPGIVQTPEYVRAMTRSNEPDALPEMVEALVASRLARQSLLTMEDGPTFHLVMDETVLHRPIAEERVMRGQMRHLITSADLPGITLQVLPFEVTARPLPSGAFSVLRFKDGLDAGIVAVENHLNMFYFDEADEVERYVSTFDCLSNRALDPDDTIRLVERLATGR; from the coding sequence ATGGTCAGCGATGGGCGTAGCACGCCGTATCCGCTCCGTAGCCGGCTCGCCCGCCACCTACGGCAGCTCCGCGACGACTCGCGACTGACGATCGGCGCGGTCGGCCGCCGCCTGGGCTGGTCGGGCTCGAAGCTGAGCCGCATCGAAACGAGCCTGACGGGCATCACCCCGGAGGACACGGCCCGCCTGCTGGACGTCTATCGAGTCTCCGGGCCTCGTAGGGAAGCATTGCTCGCCCTGGCTGTGGCCAACCACGAGACGGCGGGCAGATATCGCCATTTGGAAGCCAAGGCCGCGACAGTGCTCAGCCATGAACTGACGCTGATCCCAGGCATCGTCCAGACACCGGAATACGTCCGGGCGATGACCCGCTCAAACGAGCCGGACGCGTTACCGGAGATGGTTGAGGCGCTGGTCGCCAGCAGGTTGGCACGGCAGTCGCTGCTCACCATGGAGGACGGGCCGACGTTTCACCTGGTGATGGACGAGACGGTCCTGCACCGCCCGATCGCTGAGGAGCGCGTGATGCGCGGCCAGATGCGCCATCTCATCACTTCGGCGGATCTGCCGGGAATCACGCTCCAGGTGCTGCCGTTCGAGGTGACTGCGCGGCCGCTGCCCTCGGGCGCGTTCAGTGTGCTGAGGTTCAAGGACGGTCTCGACGCGGGCATCGTGGCGGTCGAAAACCACCTCAACATGTTCTACTTCGATGAGGCGGACGAGGTGGAGCGCTATGTCTCCACCTTCGACTGCCTGAGTAATCGGGCGCTCGATCCAGATGACACGATTAGACTCGTCGAGCGGCTGGCCACTGGCCGCTGA
- a CDS encoding Uma2 family endonuclease, producing the protein MTAEAIAPSWMHEQITAEEYDSWSEEQCAGIEIVDGMVVVSPSASKRHNRIAKIIAVALEAAAGDGWYADTDFDLRLQDIPLLNRRPDVIVYRADTLDVSPTRPEHVLMVAEVVSPGSETTDRKVKFDQYAKAGIQFYWRVEQAMTGVPIVYTYVLDMASETYRDAGVFTGLVAVVAPFPVSIDLTSI; encoded by the coding sequence ATGACTGCAGAGGCGATCGCGCCGTCGTGGATGCATGAGCAGATCACCGCCGAGGAGTATGACTCCTGGTCGGAGGAGCAGTGCGCCGGAATCGAGATCGTGGACGGGATGGTCGTCGTGAGTCCGAGCGCGTCCAAGCGGCACAACCGGATCGCGAAGATCATCGCTGTGGCGCTGGAGGCCGCTGCGGGCGACGGCTGGTATGCGGACACGGACTTCGACCTGAGACTGCAGGACATCCCGCTGCTCAACCGGCGTCCCGACGTCATCGTGTACAGGGCGGACACCCTCGACGTGTCGCCGACCCGGCCGGAGCACGTGCTGATGGTCGCCGAGGTCGTGTCCCCGGGCTCGGAGACGACCGATCGCAAGGTCAAGTTCGACCAGTACGCGAAGGCGGGCATCCAGTTCTACTGGCGGGTCGAGCAGGCGATGACCGGCGTGCCCATCGTGTACACCTATGTCCTGGATATGGCCAGCGAGACCTACCGGGACGCCGGCGTCTTCACCGGGCTTGTCGCGGTGGTCGCCCCGTTCCCGGTGTCGATCGACCTCACCTCGATCTGA
- the cobA gene encoding uroporphyrinogen-III C-methyltransferase produces MTVYPLGLILTGRNVLVVGGGHVAQRRVPALLEAGAVVTVVSPSLTPALEALPVTWVKRGFEPSDLDGQWFVHVATQRPEVNAAVSAAAEERRVFCVRADDRTQATAWTPAVTRHGPVTVAVLSGGDPRRSMALRDAIHAGLESDTLEPAAHGDKPRGVALVGAGPGDPELITVKGRRLLAQADVVVADRLASGLFLEGLRPEVELIDAAKVPYGRQLKQEAINEILVDRALEGKFVVRLKGGDPYIFGRGGEELIACAEAGVPVTVVPGVTSAISVPALAGIPVTHRGVTHEFTVVSGHIPPAHPDSLIDWAALGRMRGTLVLLMAVENLAAIAAELISHGRDPQTPTAVIQEGTTVREQVFRGTLATAATLGAQPPAIVVIGEVVNILNQDH; encoded by the coding sequence GTGACGGTGTACCCCCTGGGCCTGATCCTGACCGGCAGGAACGTCCTGGTGGTGGGCGGCGGACATGTCGCCCAACGGCGGGTGCCGGCCCTGCTGGAGGCCGGCGCGGTGGTCACGGTGGTCTCGCCGTCGCTGACCCCGGCCCTGGAGGCGCTGCCGGTCACCTGGGTGAAGCGCGGTTTCGAGCCGTCCGACCTGGACGGACAGTGGTTCGTGCACGTGGCCACCCAGCGTCCCGAGGTGAACGCCGCCGTGTCGGCCGCCGCCGAGGAGCGCCGGGTGTTCTGCGTCCGCGCCGACGACCGCACCCAGGCCACGGCGTGGACCCCGGCCGTCACCCGGCACGGCCCGGTCACCGTCGCGGTACTCAGCGGCGGCGACCCCCGACGCTCCATGGCCCTGCGGGACGCGATCCACGCCGGCCTGGAGTCCGACACCCTCGAACCGGCGGCGCACGGCGACAAGCCGCGCGGCGTCGCGCTCGTCGGTGCCGGCCCCGGCGACCCGGAGCTGATCACGGTCAAGGGCCGCCGCCTGCTCGCCCAGGCCGACGTCGTCGTCGCCGACCGGCTCGCGTCCGGCCTGTTCCTGGAGGGTCTGCGCCCCGAGGTCGAGCTGATCGACGCCGCCAAGGTGCCCTACGGCCGCCAGCTCAAGCAGGAGGCCATCAACGAGATTCTGGTCGACCGGGCGCTCGAGGGGAAGTTCGTGGTCCGGCTCAAGGGCGGGGACCCGTACATCTTCGGCCGGGGCGGCGAGGAGCTGATCGCGTGCGCCGAGGCGGGCGTGCCCGTGACCGTGGTGCCGGGCGTGACCAGCGCGATCTCGGTCCCGGCCCTGGCGGGCATCCCGGTCACCCACCGGGGCGTCACGCACGAGTTCACCGTGGTGTCCGGGCACATCCCGCCCGCGCACCCCGACTCGCTGATCGACTGGGCGGCGCTCGGCCGGATGCGCGGCACCCTGGTGCTGCTGATGGCCGTGGAGAACCTGGCGGCCATCGCCGCCGAGTTGATCAGCCACGGCCGCGACCCGCAGACCCCGACGGCCGTGATCCAGGAGGGCACGACGGTCCGCGAGCAGGTCTTCCGGGGCACCCTGGCCACGGCGGCCACCCTGGGCGCGCAGCCCCCGGCGATCGTCGTGATCGGCGAGGTCGTCAACATCCTCAACCAAGATCATTAG